Below is a window of Oceaniferula flava DNA.
ACGAATTCACGCCACATCAGACGGGTGACGTAGAACTGCAGAAGATCGTCCGGCTGCACACCTGCAGGATATTCCGGCAAGGGGGAGAAACTGGTTTCTGTGGAGAGGTGGTTGCGAATCAGGGCATAAACACCGGCGGCCACCTGGCTGGCAAGAAGCTCGGGCTGCTTGGGGTCGGCCATGAAGGAAATGGGCGGTGTTTCCGCAGTGGCGCCTTCACTGGTGCTGCTGGGACGGGTGAACCAGATGGCGATGGGGATGCGTGGAGTCTTGATGCCGGAGCCCTTGCCAATAGTGGCTTGGGTATCGACTTTCACCACATTGCCCGAGGCGTTGTCGATGAGAGCAGCGGCCATTTTCAAGGCATTCTCGAGCACGGCTTTGTCTTGGATCGTCGCGCCTGCATGCAGGGTGAGTGAAATATCGGCTGAGGGGTCCGGGTTCCACGGCGGCAGTGAGCCGCGGATGCGCTGAATCGCGCGGACTGCTTGCAGTCGTTCTTTTTCGTCAGGATTCGAGGTGTCGATCACTCGTTCCCAGGCCAACAGCGCGCGTTGGAACTGGGCTTTGGTTTCGAGCTGGGTGGCCAGATGAATCATGGCTGCCGCACCTTTGTCGCCATAGGTGCCGTATTCGGACAGCGAGGGAGCCAGATTGAGATCGCCTGCGGGGATGATTTCCTCCTCCTGCTTGGCCGTGGCGGAGGACTTTGGCTTGATCGGAGTGGGGTCCGCTAACAGCGCCGCATTGATGGGTTTCGGCGGCGGGGTGTTGGGTCGGCTCTTTTCCCACTCGATGGCGACTTCCGCCAAACGTTCAGGTGTCGGCGGAGCGGTGAAGTCTTCGTCTTTGGTTCCCAGATACCACACGCCGGCAGCGACGATGAGGCAGCTGGGGATGGAGAAGTATAAAGGAACACGCATGGGGAAAATGATGGGCTAGGAGCTCAGGGGCAGTGACGAGGAGGGTCGGGATGCTGTGCTGGGTAAGTCCATTGAGCGACCATCGCTGGCACAAAAAAAGCCTCCCATGACAGGAGGCTTTTGAAAATAAAAATAGCGTTCGATGAACGACTTTGAGTCGATTCCGAATTACTCGCTGTCAGCGGACTTCACGAGAAGCGCACGCTTACCAACGCGGTCGCGCAGGTAGTTGAGCTTGGCGCGACGAACTTTACCACGGCGGGTGACTTCGATTTTGGCAACACGTGGTGTGTGCAGTGGGAAGACACGCTCGACACCCTCACCGGAGGAAATTTTACGCACGGTGTAGGACTCGTTGATACCGCTGCCTTTTTTGCCGATGCAGAGACCAGCGAAGATCTGGATACGCTCTTTACCACCTTCGACCACGCGGCAGTGAACTTTCAGGCTGTCGCCCACGTTGAAGTCTGCGACGTCTTTGATTTGCTCCTTTTCGATTTTATCGATGATGTTCATGGCTTGGCGTTAGGTTGAAAAATGGTTGAAATAGGGTGTCAGCAACCTGATCTGGCGCTGCGCGGGCGGGAGAACTATCTCATGGAACATGGGAATGCAACTGTTTTTTCGTCACTTTTCACGCTCCGAGGCGTATTTTAGCCAATTGTTTAGGAAATACGTCATTTTTATGAGATCGAGCCCCGCATTTTCAGGCTTAGGCTTCTGCGTGGTCGAGGATCTGATTCAGCACGTAGGGCAGGATGCCGCCGTTGAGGTAGTAGTCGACTTCCGCCGGGGTGTCGATGCGCACCACCAGGGGGATATCGAAGCTGCTGCCATCCGCTTTGGTCACCGTGAGCGTGGCGTCCTGGGCTGGGGTCAGTTTTCCTGAGAGCCCGGTGAGGCTGAAGGTGGCGTCGGCGAGGTCGGCAACTTTGTCGTAGTCAGTCTTGTCCTTGAAGTTCAGCGGCAGCACACCCATGCCGATGAGGTTGGAGCGGTGAATGCGCTCGAAGCTCTTGGTGATGACCGCGGAAACACCGAGCAATCGTGTGCCCTTGGCCGCCCAGTCGCGGGACGATCCCATGCCGTAGTCCTCGCCACCGATGACGATGAGGTCCGTGCCGTCTTTGCGGTAGGCTTCGGCGGCGTCATAGATGAAGGCCGGTTTGCCATCGGCGAAGGGGGGGATTTCCTGATCCGGCGCGGTGACTTCTTGTGGTCCGAAATACTGGGTGTATCCGCCTTCGATGCCATCACACATCAGGTTCTTGATGCGCACGTTACCAAAGGTGCCACGGGTCATGACCCGATCGTTTCCGCGGCGTGATCCGAAGGAGTTGAAGCTGGCTTTTTCCACTCCGTGTTCCAGCAGATACTGACCGGCTGGCGAGCTGGGCACGATGGCGCCGGCGGGGGAAATGTGGTCGGTGGTCACGGAGTCGGCAAAAATACCGAGCGCGCGCGCATCGATGATGTCCTTCGCCTCGGTCGCCGGTGTGCGCGAGAACCCATCGAAGAACGGAGGGTTCTGGATGTAGGTGGATTGGTCGTCCCAGCTGTAGACATCGCCGGTGTCCGATTGGATTTCCACCCAGTTCTGGTTGGCGGTGTCGAGGTGGCTGTAGAGTCTGTTGAAGACCTCCGGCACGAGCGCGGAGTCGATGACCTCCTTGAGCTCGTCCACGGTCGGCCAGATGTCTTTGAGGTAGACGAGATTGCCGTCTTTGTCCTTGCCGATGGGATCGTTGGCGAGGTCGAGATCCACGCGACCTGCGAGGGCGTAGGCGACCACCAGCGGCGGTGACATCAGGAAATTGGCGCGGATAGATCCGTGCACCCTGGCCTCGAAGTTACGGTTGCCGGACAGCACGGAGGCGCAGACGAGGTCGCCCTCTTTGATGGCATCTTCAATCGCCGGATGCAGTGGTCCGGAGTTGCCGATGCAGGTGGTGCAGCCGTAGCCGACGGTTTGGAACCCGAGCTGATCCAGCTCCGCTTGCAGGTGGGTTTTGTTGAGGTAGTCGGTGACCACGCGGGAGCCTGGTCCGAGCGAGGTCTTGACGTAGGGCGCCACGCTGAGACCGAGCTGGTTCGCCTTTTTCGCCACCAAACCAGCGGCCAGCATCACACTCGGGTTCGAGGTGTTGGTGCAGGAAGTGATCGCAGCGATAAGGACGGAGCCGTGGGTGAGCTGGGTATCGATCGGGTCGAAAGCTTCCGAGGCGTCGACTGCGTCTGGAGTGGGCCGGTTGGTGGTCATTTCCGCCTTGTCCATTTCTGCGCCAGGCTCGGTGGTTTCCAAAAGTGAACCAATGGCGACGCCAGCTGGCTCAGGCATGTGTATGTCGATGATGGTGTTACGGCTCTCGGCGCTGCGACCGAATCCGCCGGCGGAGGTAGGTGCCTCGAACAGGGCGTTGAATTTCTCGCCTAGCTCAGGCACGTCGATGCGGTCCTGGGGGCGTTTCGGGCCGGAGACGGCGGGGACCACGGAGTTGAGATCGAGGGTGAGGTCATCGGTGTAGTCGATGTCTCCTTTTTCTGGGATGCCCCACATTTCCTGCGCCTTGAAGTAGTTCTCCACCGTCTGGCAGACCTCGGCGGATCGACCGGTGCCGCGCAGGTAGTTGACGGATTCTTTGTCGACCGGGAAGAAGCCCATGGTGGCACCGTATTCGGGGGCCATGTTGGCGATGGTGGCACGGTCTGGGAGAGAGAGCGCTTTGGCGCCCGGGCCGTAGAACTCGACAAATTTCCCCACCACACCATGGGCGCGTAAGATCTCCGTGATGCGCAGGGTGAGGTCGGTGGCGGTGACGCCTTCGTTCAGTTCGCCGTGTAAATAAACACCGACCACTTCCGGCACGAGGAAAGTAACAGGTTGGCCTAACATCGCAGCCTCCGCCTCAATGCCACCCACGCCCCAGCCAACCACGCCGAGGCCGTTGATCATGGTGGTGTGGGAATCGGTGCCGACCAAGGAGTCGAAATAATGCACGCCGTCTTTTTCTAACACACCTTTCGCCAGGTATTCCAAATTCACCTGGTGCACGATGCCGATGCCGGGGGGAACGACCTTGAAGGAATCGAATGCTTGCTGCCCCCATTTGAGAAATTCGTAGCGCTCCTTGTTGCGGATGAACTCGATCTTGAGGTTGCGGTCGAGTG
It encodes the following:
- a CDS encoding aconitate hydratase, with protein sequence MDTLRTFQTGAGAEGKFNSLPALQAQGFGNISRLPVSIRIVLESLLRNMDGKKVTEEDIQNLANWNAAKPGNYEVPFTVARVVLQDFTGVPLVVDLAAMRNAAADAGADPSVVEPLVPVDLVIDHSVQVDFAGSQQALDRNLKIEFIRNKERYEFLKWGQQAFDSFKVVPPGIGIVHQVNLEYLAKGVLEKDGVHYFDSLVGTDSHTTMINGLGVVGWGVGGIEAEAAMLGQPVTFLVPEVVGVYLHGELNEGVTATDLTLRITEILRAHGVVGKFVEFYGPGAKALSLPDRATIANMAPEYGATMGFFPVDKESVNYLRGTGRSAEVCQTVENYFKAQEMWGIPEKGDIDYTDDLTLDLNSVVPAVSGPKRPQDRIDVPELGEKFNALFEAPTSAGGFGRSAESRNTIIDIHMPEPAGVAIGSLLETTEPGAEMDKAEMTTNRPTPDAVDASEAFDPIDTQLTHGSVLIAAITSCTNTSNPSVMLAAGLVAKKANQLGLSVAPYVKTSLGPGSRVVTDYLNKTHLQAELDQLGFQTVGYGCTTCIGNSGPLHPAIEDAIKEGDLVCASVLSGNRNFEARVHGSIRANFLMSPPLVVAYALAGRVDLDLANDPIGKDKDGNLVYLKDIWPTVDELKEVIDSALVPEVFNRLYSHLDTANQNWVEIQSDTGDVYSWDDQSTYIQNPPFFDGFSRTPATEAKDIIDARALGIFADSVTTDHISPAGAIVPSSPAGQYLLEHGVEKASFNSFGSRRGNDRVMTRGTFGNVRIKNLMCDGIEGGYTQYFGPQEVTAPDQEIPPFADGKPAFIYDAAEAYRKDGTDLIVIGGEDYGMGSSRDWAAKGTRLLGVSAVITKSFERIHRSNLIGMGVLPLNFKDKTDYDKVADLADATFSLTGLSGKLTPAQDATLTVTKADGSSFDIPLVVRIDTPAEVDYYLNGGILPYVLNQILDHAEA
- the rplS gene encoding 50S ribosomal protein L19, translating into MNIIDKIEKEQIKDVADFNVGDSLKVHCRVVEGGKERIQIFAGLCIGKKGSGINESYTVRKISSGEGVERVFPLHTPRVAKIEVTRRGKVRRAKLNYLRDRVGKRALLVKSADSE